TAACAAAGCACTTCCAAGAATTCAGAACATGATTGCATTTTCAAACACTTACTTTTTACCAGATGCAAATTAAAGATTTTGAAGATTTACTAGTGGAGGATTGGACCTGGCGCAAAAAAGAAGTTTCAGATCTGATTTTGTTTGCCGAAAAGGAAGAAAACACAGTACTTCTAAAGTCCATTATTCTATTATTATATGCACATTGGGAAGGCTATATAAAAAAAAGCAGCAAGACGTATCTCAAATATATATGTGACAATAATCATAAGCTAAATGAATTAACAGATAATTTTAAAGCGGTAGCCTTAAAAGGATTGACAGGTGAAGTTATAAAAAGTGGTAATACTTTAAGCCTTCAAAATGAACTTCTTTACATAAAGAAATTTTCCCATTTGGATAATATTTCAATAGATCATCACATAAAAATTGATTTAGATGATGAAAAGGATAAAAATATCATTAATACGCATGATAATCTAAATCCGGAAATTTTTGGTAATATTTTAAAAATTATAGGGATTGATTACAAAGAACAATATGATGCCAAGGAAATTTTTATAAATACATACCTGTTGTCAAATAGGAATGCGATAGGCCATGGTAGTAAAGAATTATTCAAGGATGAGAATTTTGAATTTAAGATCTCTTCAATGAAAAGGTTGAGGGATGTAATCTTGGTTATTGTAGAGAACTTCAGGGATGAACTGATAGAATTTGCTCATAACAGTTTGTATTTAAAAGCTAACGAAGAAAAAGCCAAGCAGTTAAAGCAAAAATTTGAATCTCAATTAAAAGATGCCTTCACCGAAATCGACAAGGCTTATGCTTAATATCTAATTGTCTTTGTTAATAATCATATCTTCAAGATCACCAACATTAATCCTAACTTGAAGAGGATCCTCTACTAATACTGTTTTATTAAGATATTGAATGTCTGGACATACTAAAACTTTTAGCACTCCCTCATCCTTAAGATCTTTGGAAATAAGTTTCCATTTAATCTTTAGGTCATGCTTTTCAGCAAGTGGCTTTATATAGACTTCATCTGAAGTATAGCTGTCATCTCCTACCAGAATTTTAGTTTCTGGCAATACTTTACCTGCATTGCTGTCATTGGATAAGATTAGGTCAGACCGAAAGAAGGATTTTGAAATTACAGCCAAACCAGTATGGTTTTCATTTGTGTCCGCCATGTCCTGAATGTCCTCTTCAATCTCGAAAAATAGCTTGAACTCTTCTATTGGACTGTCGCCTGTATTTTGTATCCTTAAAGCAAAACTGAAATAACTTAGATTTACTTCAGTTGTAGAAGCTACAGGATAAGCCAAGCCTTGCATCATTTTATTGACACTGATAATATTATTGAGAGCTTCCGGATACACCGGGTGCGCAGGCACAATCTTTTGCCTGTAATGGGTTGTCTCTTTCTTAAATTGGGGTATTGCCGATAACTCTGTTGTTGAATCGTGAAAGGTCACTAAAACGCTCTTGCTGGTCTTGAAGTTTTGGCTTTTAAGGTACCAGTCATGCGTGTGACGGTTCTCGTCAATCATATCCACTATGTCTTCCCAGGAAAAGATGTGGATCTCAAAGCTCCCAGCGGCTTTATTCTCTATATTCTTATTTCTGATATAAGCCTCTATGCTAGCATCCTTAACCGCCGTGGTTGCAAAGTATAGCTTTTTTAGAGGCGGATCAAATGCTCGCGCCAATTTTATTTCCTTGTCGATCTCAGTTTCAGTAAATTGCTTGTTAGTGTATTCATCCTTTCCCTTGCATTGTATACCGAAATAGGCATCCTCCCCGAAAGGAATGCCATAGACATCTACTCCATTCTGATCCTGTCCAGCCCTTCCGTTCTTTTTTATCTCGGGACAGTTCCATATTTCTCCCCACAGTTTTTTGCACAGGGTTTCAAAATCCTGCCAGTTGGCGGGACGTCGTAATGATTTGGATGCTTCCATTTTTTTCTTATAAAAGATTAGTGTTACGGTTCTCGCTAATCTCCCGATAAAGATAGCGATTGATTTTAAATTTGATTATTTTTGACACATGAAGAACTCGATTGCCAGCCGTAAAAATAATAGCACAACCTATTCCCTCTTACGGGAAGGGACGTTGACGGCACTGCTGCCAGAAACTGATCCCCTAAAAACATTACATAGTGGGAGGATAATGGCCAAGGCATGGGCAAAGGACTTGCCTGAGAACAAGAAATTTGACCTCGTCCAGAATTTTATAAGGCAGGTAATCGTGGTATACTGGCAGATCGTGCATGATAAACCGGTCAACTTAAAGAGGCTGCCTCCCTTTCAATATTCTTTCAGGAAGGCAAGACTGGACAACTCTGCAACAGCTGTCGCAAATGCCCTTGGGAGGGCAGTCGCAAGGTTTGGCGTGACAGAGGCTGCCTTCCATGTTGGAACAATATATACCTCCCTCCTGCCCGACACGTTGCGTTCCAAGAACGGAATATTCTATACTCCTCCATCATTGTCCTCTCGGCTTATTGAAATGTCTGAAGCTTCGGGTGTTAATTGGTCTACGGCAAAAGTAGCCGATCCTGCCTGTGGAGGTGGAGCCTTTCTGGCTCCGGTGGCCCTAAAAATAATGGAATCGCTTCCTGATCTCAAGGGGCTTGGGTTAGTGGAACATCTGGAAGCAAATTTGCGTGGTTATGAGATAGACCCTTTTGCGGCATGGATTACGCAAGTCTTTCTTGAAGTAGCGGTAAAGGACAGGATTGTAGGAGCCAAAAGAAACGTCCGTAGCCTTGTAACCATATGCAACACTTTGGAGTATGAATTTGGAGAAGCGGAACAATATGATTTGGTAATCGGAAACCCGCCCTATGGGAAGGTTTCCATAAGCGACGCGACAAAAGAAAAGTATAAGGAAAGCCTTTTTGGACATGCCAACCTATATGGGCTATTTACCCATTTGGCAATTAATATGACCAAGTCCAAAGGCATCGTAAGCTACCTCACTCCTACCAGCTTTCTTTCCGGAGAATATTTCAAGAACCTGCGAAGCTATATATTGTCAAAGGCTTCACCCAGTGAAATTGATTTCGTGGCGATACGAAAAGGGGTGTTTGAGGATGTCCTTCAGGAAACAATGCTTGCTGTCTATAAAAAACAGACAATGAAACAAGCTCAGGTTGATGTAAATGAGATCATCACATCGACAGAAGATGAATCTATCGTGGAGAGTTTTGGAACTTTCAACGTGAAAGCTTTACAATCCAATCCCTGGATACTGCCTCGCACATTGGAACAGTCCAAGATTATTCCCGCCATGTCAAAAATGAGATTTCGCTTATCCGATTGGGGCTATAAAATCAGTACAGGACAGCTGGTATGGAATAGGAATAAAGCACAGCTCAGCGATACCTATAAGAAAAATGCATTTCCGGTAATATGGTCTGAAAGTATTACACAGGAGGGTAATTTCGTATTACGTGCGGAAAAGAAGAATCACTCTACCTGGTTTCATTATAAGGGTGAAGAATATCTCCTGACAAGAAAACCCTGCCTACTGCTGCAGCGGACCACTTCCAAGGAACAGGAAAAGCGACTGAATGCAGCCATTCTTCCTCAGGAATTATTGGATAAAAGGAAAGCGGTGGTCGTTGAAAACCATATCAATATCATAAGCGCCTCGGAAGAAAGAGCTAAAGTCGAACTAAACGTATTATGTGTTTTCCTTAACAGCAAGGCGGTTAATGATGCTTTCAGAACAATAAGCGGAAGCGTTGCCGTCTCTGCTTATGAACTAGGGTCATTGCCGGTACCTTCACCGCAAAAACTGAAAAAATTAAAGGAGCTGGTTGATACCAAGGCCCACCCTTCTTTGATAGAGAAAGAGTGTCATGATCTTTATACCTTACATAATGAGTAACCAGCTACCACCGTACATTACAAGGGAAGCAGTTTTGGAAAGGCTTCCTACTATTTTTCCCGAAGGGACTCCAAACCGCAACTATTGCATAAGGCTGATGTCAGCAAGCACCATCTTTACTATGCTGTATATCGGAGCCATTGATGGAAATGATATCTACGCCGCCCCAAAGCATATATACAGGATGACAGTCGAACAGGCAGAAGATAATACATCAGCGGGCCGGATCAATTATAGGGTTAATTCATTGAAAAAAGGTGTGGACATCCCGGGAATCCGATGGTATGCCGACAATACAAGAGAGCCCATACGGGATGAGACCTTAAGGGAAGGGCTTCAGCGCGTGGGAGCGGTTATAGCCATACCAATTCCGACGACATCCAGCAAACCACGCTATGCACTCCAACAGGATTTTGCGGCTCTCTTTAATCCTGATCTTACGGGAGATGTTCTGGCAAGGGCAATTGAGCAATGGCAACAGAATAACCTGAGTACCGGGGCCCTGATGCGAATATCGCTCGCTGGCAGGACTTCAGGTAGTGCTACAGGGAATGTACTGGTTTCTCTTCCTAATGGTGAGGTTAGAAGCCTGAGTACCGGATTGAGCTCGGATATTTCTAAGGCGGTGATCGAAATATTCGCGCCAATATACTTGGTAAATCCCGCGGTACTGTGGATAAGTACCAGC
Above is a genomic segment from Flavobacterium album containing:
- a CDS encoding BsuBI/PstI family type II restriction endonuclease; translation: MSNQLPPYITREAVLERLPTIFPEGTPNRNYCIRLMSASTIFTMLYIGAIDGNDIYAAPKHIYRMTVEQAEDNTSAGRINYRVNSLKKGVDIPGIRWYADNTREPIRDETLREGLQRVGAVIAIPIPTTSSKPRYALQQDFAALFNPDLTGDVLARAIEQWQQNNLSTGALMRISLAGRTSGSATGNVLVSLPNGEVRSLSTGLSSDISKAVIEIFAPIYLVNPAVLWISTSDAKVPYLDKRIADSIGLNIEADKELPDIILADLAGDTPTLIFVEVVATDGAVTPRRQEAIYNITNTAGLERESIAFVTAYLDRQSPGFKKTISNLAWGSFAWFVSEPDKIVHFSDGRSKLIDIISPINI
- a CDS encoding HsdM family class I SAM-dependent methyltransferase — translated: MKNSIASRKNNSTTYSLLREGTLTALLPETDPLKTLHSGRIMAKAWAKDLPENKKFDLVQNFIRQVIVVYWQIVHDKPVNLKRLPPFQYSFRKARLDNSATAVANALGRAVARFGVTEAAFHVGTIYTSLLPDTLRSKNGIFYTPPSLSSRLIEMSEASGVNWSTAKVADPACGGGAFLAPVALKIMESLPDLKGLGLVEHLEANLRGYEIDPFAAWITQVFLEVAVKDRIVGAKRNVRSLVTICNTLEYEFGEAEQYDLVIGNPPYGKVSISDATKEKYKESLFGHANLYGLFTHLAINMTKSKGIVSYLTPTSFLSGEYFKNLRSYILSKASPSEIDFVAIRKGVFEDVLQETMLAVYKKQTMKQAQVDVNEIITSTEDESIVESFGTFNVKALQSNPWILPRTLEQSKIIPAMSKMRFRLSDWGYKISTGQLVWNRNKAQLSDTYKKNAFPVIWSESITQEGNFVLRAEKKNHSTWFHYKGEEYLLTRKPCLLLQRTTSKEQEKRLNAAILPQELLDKRKAVVVENHINIISASEERAKVELNVLCVFLNSKAVNDAFRTISGSVAVSAYELGSLPVPSPQKLKKLKELVDTKAHPSLIEKECHDLYTLHNE
- a CDS encoding MAE_28990/MAE_18760 family HEPN-like nuclease, encoding MQIKDFEDLLVEDWTWRKKEVSDLILFAEKEENTVLLKSIILLLYAHWEGYIKKSSKTYLKYICDNNHKLNELTDNFKAVALKGLTGEVIKSGNTLSLQNELLYIKKFSHLDNISIDHHIKIDLDDEKDKNIINTHDNLNPEIFGNILKIIGIDYKEQYDAKEIFINTYLLSNRNAIGHGSKELFKDENFEFKISSMKRLRDVILVIVENFRDELIEFAHNSLYLKANEEKAKQLKQKFESQLKDAFTEIDKAYA